Proteins encoded in a region of the Rutidosis leptorrhynchoides isolate AG116_Rl617_1_P2 chromosome 9, CSIRO_AGI_Rlap_v1, whole genome shotgun sequence genome:
- the LOC139865943 gene encoding putative ribosome biogenesis protein C8F11.04 yields MAITPSTAANAVDALLKWKNTQSSSGNPQLLPQDDFIYLILTLKKIPQKGGINGARTNPNKIPLPHPLISPNSFSEICLIIDDRPNSKLTSEIAKKKIKADGVSVTKVIKLSKLKTNYKPHEAKRKLCDSYEMFFADKRVVPLLPKLIGKQFFRKKKLPLGIDLTHKNWKEQIERGCSSGLLFFSTGTCCVIRVAKVSMERDEIVENVNAAIKGAIEFVPKKLVGVRSFHLKFSDSVALPLYQCLPDIKLKIEGKVKEEVEEMGNEKSLIKGRIHEVNHESDEKEDVENDESFVAKPTKKEKKVAKDAKKKRKGNVVEVIDDEQDEAIQNDELVAEEEVEDDELVVAKPEKKLSKEKNGAKDVDGGSGKKKRTGEKKRKGNVVEEDDVAKTSDKKSKKKKGDSTGKKEKKKGRSVARV; encoded by the coding sequence ATGGCCATTACACCATCAACCGCCGCTAACGCCGTCGATGCACTTCTCAAATGGAAGAACACCCAATCGAGTTCCGGTAACCCCCAATTATTACCCCAAGATGATTTCATCTATCTCATCCTCACACTCAAAAAAATCCCGCAAAAAGGTGGAATCAATGGAGCAAGAACAAACCCTAACAAAATCCCTTTACCCCACCCTTTAATTTCCCCAAATTCGTTCTCAGAAATATGTTTAATCATCGATGACAGACCCAATTCGAAGCTGACGTCAGAAATAGCTAAAAAGAAGATTAAAGCTGATGGGGTTTCAGTTACTAAAGTGATTAAGCTTTCAAAGCTTAAAACAAATTATAAACCCCATGAAGCTAAAAGAAAGCTTTGTGATTCTTATGAGATGTTTTTTGCTGATAAAAGGGTGGTCCCACTTTTGCCTAAATTGATAGGAAAACAGTTTTTTAGAAAAAAGAAGCTGCCTTTAGGTATTGATTTGACCCATAAGAATTGGAAAGAACAAATTGAAAGAGGGTGTTCATCTGGGTTGTTGTTTTTTAGTACAGGGACTTGTTGTGTAATTCGTGTTGCGAAAGTTTCGATGGAAAGAGATGAGATTGTTGAAAATGTGAATGCTGCGATTAAGGGCGCGATTGAGTTTGTTCCGAAAAAGTTGGTTGGTGTTAGGTCTTTTCATTTGAAGTTTTCGGATTCGGTTGCTTTGCCTTTGTATCAATGTTTGCCTGATATTAAGCTAAAGATTGAAGGTAAAGTTAAGGAAGAAGTTGAGGAAATGGGAAATGAGAAAAGTTTGATAAAAGGGAGGATTCATGAGGTTAATCATGAATCGGACGAAAAGGAAGATGTCGAAAATGATGAATCGTTTGTAGCGAAACCGACGAAAAAGGAGAAAAAGGTAGCAAAGGATGCTAAGAAGAAAAGAAAGGGCAATGTTGTTGAGGTGATTGATGATGAACAAGATGAAGCAATTCAAAATGATGAATTGGTTGCAGAGGAAGAAGTTGAAGATGATGAATTGGTTGTAGCGAAACCGGAAAAAAAGTTATCTAAAGAGAAAAATGGTGCAAAGGATGTTGATGGTGGTTCGGGTAAGAAGAAAAGAACAGGAGAGAAGAAAAGGAAGGGGAATGTTGTTGAAGAGGATGACGTGGCGAAAACGAGTGATAAAAAATCGAAGAAAAAGAAAGGTGATTCAACTGGGAAGAAGGAAAAGAAGAAAGGGAGGTCAGTAGCAAGAGTTTGA
- the LOC139865944 gene encoding uncharacterized protein — protein sequence MTISKPLKENKQMASQCIDDDILTVLWTPDQISHKVNHLASQISHNFSSPDSSSPVIVAVATGAFLFVADLVRNIKLPVTVDFVRAESYGSGTVSSGAPKLSCDLKLDVTGKHVILVEDIVDTGKTVSRLISYLEGKGATSISVCTLLDKPARREVHFKLLGDGNFYFGFQCPDSFVVGYGMDFNEQYRNLPYIGVLKPEIYE from the exons ATGACGATTTCAAAACCCCTCAAGGAAAACAAACAAATGGCGAGCCAATGCATAGACGACGATATACTAACGGTGTTATGGACGCCGGACCAAATTTCACATAAAGTTAACCACTTGGCATCTCAAATATCTCACAATTTCTCCTCACCGGATTCTTCTTCTCCGGTTATTGTCGCTGTTGCCACCGGCGCTTTCCTTTTCGTCGCCGATCTCGTCCGCAACATCAAACTTCCGGTCACCGTTGATTTTGTTCGAGCTGAATCGTACGGCAGTGGAACTGTTTCCTCCGGTGCTCCTAAACTCTCCTGTGATTTGAAACTTGATGTTACCGGAAAACATGTCATTTtg GTTGAAGATATTGTAGATACAGGGAAGACTGTTTCACGTCTAATTTCTTACTTGGAAGGTAAAGGGGCGACCTCTATTTCTGTGTGCACTCTGCTTGATAAACCAGCAAGAAGAGAGGTTCACTTTAAGCTCTTGGGTGATGGCAACTTCTATTTCGGTTTTCAG TGCCCCGATTCATTCGTCGTGGGATATGGGATGGACTTCAATGAACAGTACAGAAACTTGCCTTACATTGGAGTCTTGAAGCCTGAAATATATGAATGA